In Flavobacterium piscisymbiosum, the sequence TTACCCAATCTTTGCAATCTCAAACGGAAAGAACCCGCTACAATCTCACTGTAATTTACAAGATTGTAAATCCCAAAAAAAACGACATCCTACTGTTGTTTCTCAAAAAACATATTTAACCTAACATTCAACATTAACATTCGATGGAGCAATTTCTATACCCCACTCTAACCGCATTTTTTGCCGCCTTTATTACCTGGTTTTTCTCAATGCGAAAATCATTGGCTCAGGACAGAGCCGCCGAACTTGACAATGCCGTAAGTGCCGTAAAATATTACCGTGATCTTCTGGATGACCTTACTGCCCGACTTACAGCAGCTACCGATACCATAAAAAAAATGGAAATACAACACAAAGAACTCATGCTTATCAACCAGCAATTGGTTGATGAATTACAAAAATTCAAACAACTAAACGGAAAAAATTCATGACACTAATTAAAAAAACCTTAGAAATCGCTACGGCACAAATTGGTGTCGAAGAAATTCCCAGAAACAGTAACTCCGGCCCTGAAGTCGAGATTTATTTAAGAAGCGTAGGACTTTCAAAAGGATATGCCTGGTGCATGGCTTTTGTATACTGGTGCACCCAAAATGCGGCATTGCAGATTAACGCAAAAAATCCTTTAAAGAAAACGGCAGGAGTTCTGGATCAATACAACTCAAGACCGCTTTTGGTAAAAAAAATTCCGCAGGCAGGAGACATTTTTATTCTGGATTTAAAAAATGGTTTAGGCCATACCGGATTTGTAGAAAAAGTAGTCGGAACCATGATTTACACTATCGAAGGAAATACAAATGATACAGGCGGCCGTGAAGGCTATAAAGTAGCCCGAAGAAAACGAGATATAAAAAGTATAAAGGGCTTTTTGCGCCTGCAAAATTAAATTAAAAACCAACTATCATGACGACTAAAAAACTAAAATGCTTTGTTCTCTCCCTATTTATTATCCTGATTGTGATTTCATGCCGAAGTCCTAAACCCGTGCAAAACGAAAACAAAGTACAAACCATCAATATTACAGAAACTTTGCATGATACTGTTTTTAAAATTGCTAAAGACAGTAGTTCCTATAACGCTTTACTGGACTGTATTAACGGAAAAGTAGTTCTTAAAAATGTTATTCAGGCCGAACCAGGGCGTACATTAAAAAGCCCAAGGGTTCGACTTGATAACAATAAACTCAGCGTAGACTG encodes:
- a CDS encoding CHAP domain-containing protein: MTLIKKTLEIATAQIGVEEIPRNSNSGPEVEIYLRSVGLSKGYAWCMAFVYWCTQNAALQINAKNPLKKTAGVLDQYNSRPLLVKKIPQAGDIFILDLKNGLGHTGFVEKVVGTMIYTIEGNTNDTGGREGYKVARRKRDIKSIKGFLRLQN